The Ralstonia pickettii DTP0602 genome segment GTCGACCGCACTGTAGTCATTGGCAAGGGCCAGCTGCTGCAACAGCGAAGGGCTGAGCCGGTCAGGCTGCTCCCGGGCCATCTGACCGAAGCGCGCTCGCCATACGGTGTGGTTGATGGTTCGCCAGAGCGGCTCGATGTTGAAGCCCGAGCCAGGCATTTCTGCGAGCTCCGCACCCAGGTCCTGCAACCGCTCCAGGGCAGAGGCGAAACACGCGGCCACATCTGCCGCGAGCGGTCGGCCTGGCGGCGCGCTTGCGAACAGGATCCGCTTATGCCGCAGGTCAGTGACAGACCGCATTTCACCGAGGTAATCGGTGGCCTGTACGCCGGCAGACCACGGGTCCGACGCGTCTTCGCCGGCCATTGCCTGGAGCATCAAGGCAGTGTCGGCCACCGTGCGCGAGATAGGGGTGACGTAGGTGAGGTTGCCGAAGGCATCCTCCACTTGAGAATGCGGCACCAACCCGATGCTTTGCTTCAGGCCAACGACACCATTGCAGGCCGCCGGAATGCGGGTGGAACCGCCCCCGTCTGTGGCGATGCCTATCGGGGCGAGGCCGGTCGCTACTGCCACCGCCGCGCCGCCGCTGGAGCCACCGCTGGTGCGGTCAGGGTGCCAGGCATTGCCAGTGCGTCCAAACAGAGGGGCATCGGTCAGGCACTTCGCGCCGAATTCCGATGTGGTCGTTTTCCCGATGAGGATGGCTCCCTGGCGGCGTAGCCGGGCGGTGGCTACCGCGTCCTCGGTCGGAACGTTGTCCGCGAACAGCAGCGAGCCGAAGGTCGTACGCACTCCCTGCGTGTTCACCAGGTCCTTGCATGCGTAAGGAATGCCATGCAGCAATCCTGCAGGCTCCCCGCGCATGAGCGCTTGCTCTGCGGCCCGTGCCTCGCGCATGGCCTCGTCCGGGCACAGCGTGATGAAGCAGTTGAGGTTCGATTGAAGCCGGGTGGCACGGTCCAGCACGGCACGCGTCACTTCGACCGGGGAAATCTCGCGGGCGGTTATCGCTTCGCGAAGCCGCACCGCAGGCAAAAAGCAAAGTTCCTCATTCATCCGAAACACCCTGGGAGATTCCGGCTCAAGTGACCGGCGACGAATCAAAGTTGACACGCACCTCCCCACCCGGTCCAATACTCGTTCACAATCAGGCCATATGGGAATCGTATGACTTATGGACCTTAAGAGCCTGCGTTATTTCGTTGCCGTAGCCGAGGCCCGCAGCGTGGGCAAGGCCGCCGAGCGCCTGCATATGGCGCAACCGCCGCTGTCCGTCCAGATTCGCAACCTCGAGGCACAACTCGGCACGGCGCTCTTTGTGCGCGAATCCACCGGAATGCGACTGACAGACGCGGGAAGCGCGCTCTTCGCCCGCGCGCGCGAAGCGCTGGCGTTGGCTCACGAGGGGTTCGAGGCTGCACGCGCCGTAGGGTCGGGGCGGCGCGGGCGGCTGTCTGTCGGCTACATGTTTTCGCTCGGCTACGCTGTACTGCCGAAGCTCGTGCCGCAGTTGCGCCGCACACTCCCGGACGTCGAACTGCAGTTCGTCGAGATGAGCACCGCGACGTATGAAGCGCAAATCGTTGACCACAAGGTAACACTTGGTTTGTGCATGCCACCGATTCAGCGGCCGGACCTGTCCACGACGATCGTGGGCATGCAACCGCTACGGCTGGCCTTGCCTGCACGTGCGCAGCTCGCACGGCTTTCGTCGGTACCGGTGGCACGGCTGCAGGGGCAGAGGCTGATTGCGCTGCCCACACTGAAAGAGGGCGCAGACACTTCGATGGTTGCGGCTTTGCTGCGGCGCCACCAGGTCACCATGCAAATCGTCGAACGGGTGGAAACGGTTCACGCAGCACTGGCTCTGGTGCTTGCAGGCGAGGGGTATGCGATCGTGCCCGCGTGCGCGGAAATCGGCCGGCCTCCGGGTGTAGTGTTCCGAAAGCTCAGGGAGGTCACAGAGGGGTTCGAGGTGGCCGTCTGCCGGCGCCGCGATCTGGAAAGCCCTTTCATCGAGCCGTTCATCGCGGCGGCGCGGCACGCGCTTCGATGACCGCTATGCATCGGCGGATCAATTCAGGCTGGTTATGTAGTTGGCGAGATTCCTGATATCGTCATCACTCAGGTTGCGCGACACGCTCGTCATATTCCCCGCGTCATTCGTACGCCGGCTGGCCCGGAAATCCTCCAGCTGCTTGACGATATACGCGTACTGCTGCCCGGCTACCCGCGGTATTTCGTTCTGCCCGGCGAATCCGCCCAGGTGGCACATCGTGCAAAGCACTTCCTCCGATTTGCTGCGTCCGGCCGCGACACGCGCTGCATCGACCTTGTAGGTCGAAGCCATCGGCTTCTGCGCGGCAAAGTAATCGGACAGGTCCAGCATGTCTTCTTTTGACAACGGCGTGGCCATGGGCGACATGGCAGGGTCGTTGCGCCGTCCTTCCTTGAAGTCACGTAACTGCAGGTAGAGGTAGCGCGCAGTCTGTCCCGCCAGTTGCGGATAGGCAGGATCGGTGGAATTG includes the following:
- a CDS encoding glutamyl-tRNA amidotransferase subunit A (K02433: gatA; aspartyl-tRNA(Asn)/glutamyl-tRNA (Gln) amidotransferase subunit A [EC:6.3.5.6 6.3.5.7]); this translates as MNEELCFLPAVRLREAITAREISPVEVTRAVLDRATRLQSNLNCFITLCPDEAMREARAAEQALMRGEPAGLLHGIPYACKDLVNTQGVRTTFGSLLFADNVPTEDAVATARLRRQGAILIGKTTTSEFGAKCLTDAPLFGRTGNAWHPDRTSGGSSGGAAVAVATGLAPIGIATDGGGSTRIPAACNGVVGLKQSIGLVPHSQVEDAFGNLTYVTPISRTVADTALMLQAMAGEDASDPWSAGVQATDYLGEMRSVTDLRHKRILFASAPPGRPLAADVAACFASALERLQDLGAELAEMPGSGFNIEPLWRTINHTVWRARFGQMAREQPDRLSPSLLQQLALANDYSAVDYQRANFERTRLFRHVQALLRDHDFIAVPTIARTALPIDQDLFGQIEIDGRLYDEVRSNWFPWTMPFNLTGHPAITLPCGFGRDGLPIGLQLVGRLRGESDLLGAAALFEASQDLLSRWPDVEVAR
- a CDS encoding LysR family transcriptional regulator; translated protein: MDLKSLRYFVAVAEARSVGKAAERLHMAQPPLSVQIRNLEAQLGTALFVRESTGMRLTDAGSALFARAREALALAHEGFEAARAVGSGRRGRLSVGYMFSLGYAVLPKLVPQLRRTLPDVELQFVEMSTATYEAQIVDHKVTLGLCMPPIQRPDLSTTIVGMQPLRLALPARAQLARLSSVPVARLQGQRLIALPTLKEGADTSMVAALLRRHQVTMQIVERVETVHAALALVLAGEGYAIVPACAEIGRPPGVVFRKLREVTEGFEVAVCRRRDLESPFIEPFIAAARHALR
- a CDS encoding cytochrome C; amino-acid sequence: MPDTPIRPRRHSAARRAVVPATVLAVVCALLALSAASGNARADAAAGQAKAQVCVACHGPQGNSTDPAYPQLAGQTARYLYLQLRDFKEGRRNDPAMSPMATPLSKEDMLDLSDYFAAQKPMASTYKVDAARVAAGRSKSEEVLCTMCHLGGFAGQNEIPRVAGQQYAYIVKQLEDFRASRRTNDAGNMTSVSRNLSDDDIRNLANYITSLN